In Salinigranum marinum, one DNA window encodes the following:
- a CDS encoding NifU family protein — METTEAEPLARRLERFMRRNFPQIEMHGGTAGIDAIDEETGQVWLTLAGACSGCGISPLTIQALEARLVTEFDEIREVHTATGDGFDDRSGRPDLSDVPF; from the coding sequence ATGGAGACGACCGAAGCGGAACCGCTCGCACGGCGGCTCGAACGGTTCATGCGGCGGAACTTCCCGCAGATCGAGATGCACGGCGGCACTGCCGGGATCGACGCGATCGACGAAGAGACGGGCCAGGTGTGGCTCACCCTCGCGGGTGCCTGTTCGGGCTGTGGCATCTCGCCACTGACGATCCAGGCGCTCGAAGCGCGCCTGGTGACCGAGTTCGACGAGATACGCGAGGTACACACCGCCACGGGCGACGGGTTCGACGACCGCAGCGGGCGACCGGACCTCTCCGACGTGCCGTTCTGA
- a CDS encoding DUF7522 family protein, protein MSDDTPTDVELLPEEARGHLATTCRTAAGDSVRSVVYFSRTDYEQVYLRGDLERDADLDTFVGSEWQDFNITQNAYQGSELGDYRYTIRVFENGFLVRVTTHNHGVIITTDNVTLRDFEELATAVGHLFDEWNLD, encoded by the coding sequence ATGAGCGACGATACCCCGACGGACGTCGAACTCCTTCCCGAGGAGGCACGAGGACACCTCGCGACGACGTGCCGGACCGCCGCCGGCGACAGCGTCCGCTCGGTCGTCTACTTCTCCCGGACCGACTACGAACAGGTCTATCTCAGGGGAGACCTCGAACGCGACGCCGACCTCGACACGTTCGTCGGGAGCGAGTGGCAGGACTTCAACATCACGCAGAACGCCTACCAGGGCTCCGAACTCGGCGACTACCGCTACACTATCCGGGTGTTCGAGAACGGCTTTCTGGTCAGGGTAACGACCCACAACCACGGCGTCATCATCACCACCGACAACGTCACCCTCCGCGACTTCGAGGAGCTGGCGACCGCCGTGGGCCACCTGTTCGACGAGTGGAACCTCGACTGA
- a CDS encoding DUF7510 family protein, producing MAAADDVEFTVEITAGETLIEMTGDRDTAVIVRSESGERIYLPPEDFERPPETSDSPYQSARSDSPYQSAAQSDSPYQSAQSDSPYQSARSDSPYQSAAQSDSPYQSARQQFPEEGLRSTADGYAIRHPEPVTDVRVLR from the coding sequence ATGGCCGCCGCCGACGACGTCGAGTTCACCGTGGAGATCACAGCGGGCGAAACGCTGATCGAGATGACGGGCGACCGCGACACGGCCGTCATCGTCCGTTCGGAGTCGGGCGAACGGATCTATCTCCCGCCCGAAGACTTCGAGCGCCCGCCCGAGACGAGCGACAGCCCGTACCAGTCCGCCCGGAGCGACAGCCCGTACCAGTCGGCCGCCCAGAGTGACAGCCCGTACCAGTCCGCCCAGAGTGACAGCCCGTACCAGTCCGCCCGGAGCGACAGCCCGTACCAGTCGGCCGCCCAGAGCGACAGCCCGTACCAGTCCGCACGACAGCAGTTCCCCGAGGAGGGGCTGCGGTCGACGGCCGACGGCTACGCCATCAGACATCCCGAACCCGTCACCGACGTCCGCGTTCTCAGGTAA
- a CDS encoding Single-stranded DNA binding protein, producing the protein MDIDDHAEELASALGVDKAEVKADLQNLLQYSVPVDEAKQSVRRKHGGDTGGSTSAPSSKGIGEITTDDGNVTVTARVLTVGTRSIRYQGEDQVIREGELADATGTISYTSWEDFGFEAGDAVTIGNAGVREWDGNPELNLGSSTTVAMASEAVETPYDDAVGGEAALAELQPGDRGRSVEVRVVEVESRTIDGRDGETDILSGVLGDASGRLPFTDWDPHDRVTAGADLRLDDVYVREFRGVPSVNLSEFTTVSVLDEGVSVRESAPRLSIREAVSSGGLFDVEVVGNLLEVRDGSGLIERCPDCGRVIQNGQCRSHGDVDGEDDMRVKAILDDGTGAVTVVLDRDRTESVYGGTMAEAREQAREAMDKEVVADRIRDRLVGREYRVRGNLSVDDYGANLDAAEFAESDEDPAARARERLATEGVSR; encoded by the coding sequence ATGGACATCGACGATCATGCCGAGGAGCTCGCCTCCGCCCTCGGCGTCGACAAAGCGGAGGTCAAAGCGGACCTGCAGAACCTGCTCCAGTACAGCGTCCCGGTCGACGAGGCGAAACAGAGCGTCCGGCGCAAGCACGGCGGCGACACCGGCGGGTCGACGTCGGCCCCGTCCTCGAAGGGGATCGGCGAGATCACGACCGACGACGGGAACGTGACGGTCACCGCGCGCGTGCTCACCGTCGGAACGCGCTCGATCCGGTACCAGGGCGAAGACCAGGTCATCCGCGAGGGCGAACTCGCCGACGCGACGGGGACGATCTCGTACACCTCGTGGGAGGACTTCGGCTTCGAAGCCGGCGACGCCGTCACTATCGGCAACGCGGGCGTCCGCGAGTGGGACGGAAACCCGGAACTCAACCTCGGGAGCTCCACGACCGTCGCGATGGCCTCTGAGGCCGTCGAGACGCCCTACGACGACGCCGTCGGCGGGGAGGCCGCCCTCGCTGAACTACAACCGGGCGATCGCGGGCGGAGCGTCGAGGTCCGCGTCGTCGAGGTCGAGTCGCGGACGATCGACGGCCGCGACGGCGAGACCGACATCCTCTCGGGCGTCCTCGGCGACGCGTCCGGTCGGCTCCCCTTTACCGACTGGGACCCACACGACCGCGTGACTGCGGGTGCGGACCTCCGGCTCGACGACGTGTACGTCCGGGAGTTTCGGGGCGTACCGTCGGTGAACCTCTCGGAGTTCACGACCGTCTCCGTCCTGGACGAGGGGGTCTCCGTCCGCGAGTCCGCGCCGCGGCTGTCGATCCGCGAAGCCGTCTCTTCGGGTGGGTTGTTCGACGTGGAAGTCGTCGGCAACCTCCTCGAGGTGCGTGACGGCTCCGGGCTGATCGAGCGCTGTCCCGACTGCGGGCGCGTGATCCAGAACGGCCAGTGCCGCTCACACGGCGACGTCGACGGCGAGGACGACATGCGCGTGAAGGCCATTCTCGACGACGGGACCGGGGCCGTGACTGTCGTCCTCGACCGTGACCGCACCGAATCGGTGTACGGCGGGACGATGGCCGAGGCGCGCGAGCAGGCCCGCGAGGCGATGGACAAGGAGGTCGTCGCCGACCGCATCCGCGACCGACTCGTCGGTCGGGAGTACCGAGTCAGAGGAAACCTCTCCGTCGACGACTACGGCGCGAACCTCGACGCCGCCGAGTTCGCCGAGTCCGACGAGGACCCGGCGGCGCGGGCGCGTGAGCGACTCGCCACCGAGGGGGTGTCGAGGTGA
- a CDS encoding DEAD/DEAH box helicase, translating into MTGPAAESDGMDAFTHLHPRVREALSDRGFSTPTDPQRRAIPPLASGRNALVIAPTGTGKTETAMLPVFSDICGMDETEREGVSALYITPLRALNRDMRDRLEWWGEQLRIDVDVRHGDTTRYQRTKQANDPPDVLVTTPETLQAMLTGKKLRRALSDVSHVIVDEVHELASSKRGAQLSVGLERLRLLSQAYQRIGLSATVGSPAEVGKFLTGNRDFTIVEVDVGNRVDFSVRWPESRDEDRLLAGELACDEEMATHVRFVRNLVRENESTLVFVNTRQTAEALGALFTKLDEPIGVHHGSLSREARVDVEDAFKTGEIDGLVCTSSMELGIDVGRVDHVVQYGSPREVARLLQRVGRAGHRQDLVSEGTVVVGHPDDALEALAIARRGVEGAVEPASIHHGSLDVVANQIVGLLMDVGDVRAPEAYDLVTRAYPFRDLSREAFKSVVRELSTNRLVWLDEEADRLEKSGGTWQYFYANLSMIPDEETYEVYDLSSRTQVGTLDERFVVNFAEPGASFIQRGEMWRIDEIDDEESRVNVSPIADPTGEVPSWIGQEIPVPQAVAREVGELRAVAGSQLAAGADLGSVARDLCGRYPTDVETVKRALEPIERHVETGHPLPTDDRLVVEGDARTVVLNSTNGHQVNETLGRLLAALVGQRTGSSVGMEVDPYRVTFEVPQRTRASAFVSTLEETDPAHVEALCELALKNSDTLKFTLAQVAAKFGTLKRYQGRGRFGGDRLLAALEDTPVFDEAVREVFHRDLAPEATRELLTRLHDGELGLEVARERTPLGTGGQSSGRELLVPENADASVIEAVRERIRNDRVILFCLHCQEWRRKTKVRRVPDRPECPDCGATRIAALNPWDDDAVKAVRAPEKDDEQERLTKRAYRSASLVQAHGKQALIAMAARGVGPHNAARIISKLRENEDDFYRDILEQERQYARTQSFWD; encoded by the coding sequence ATGACCGGCCCCGCGGCCGAGAGCGACGGGATGGACGCGTTCACTCATCTCCACCCGCGGGTCCGCGAGGCACTCTCCGACCGGGGCTTCTCGACGCCGACCGATCCACAGCGCCGGGCGATCCCGCCGCTCGCGTCGGGGCGAAACGCGCTCGTCATCGCCCCCACCGGGACGGGCAAGACGGAGACGGCGATGCTCCCGGTGTTTTCCGACATCTGTGGGATGGACGAAACGGAGCGCGAGGGCGTCTCGGCGCTGTACATCACGCCGTTGCGGGCGCTGAACCGCGACATGCGCGACCGCCTGGAGTGGTGGGGCGAACAGTTGAGGATCGACGTCGACGTCCGTCACGGTGACACCACGCGGTACCAGCGGACGAAACAGGCGAACGACCCGCCGGACGTCCTCGTCACCACGCCCGAGACGCTCCAGGCGATGCTCACCGGGAAGAAACTCCGGCGCGCACTGTCTGACGTCTCGCACGTGATCGTCGACGAGGTCCACGAACTCGCCTCCTCGAAACGCGGCGCGCAGTTGTCGGTGGGGCTCGAACGGCTCCGCCTTCTCTCGCAAGCGTACCAGCGGATCGGCCTCTCCGCCACGGTCGGCTCGCCAGCGGAGGTGGGGAAGTTCCTGACAGGCAACCGTGACTTCACTATCGTCGAGGTCGACGTGGGCAATCGGGTCGACTTCTCCGTCCGGTGGCCGGAGTCGAGGGACGAGGATCGTCTGCTCGCCGGTGAGTTGGCCTGCGACGAGGAGATGGCGACGCACGTCCGGTTCGTCAGGAATCTGGTCCGCGAGAACGAGTCGACGCTCGTCTTTGTCAACACGCGCCAGACCGCCGAGGCGCTCGGCGCGCTCTTCACGAAGCTCGATGAGCCGATCGGCGTCCACCACGGCTCGCTCTCCCGGGAAGCCAGGGTGGACGTCGAGGACGCATTCAAGACCGGCGAGATCGACGGACTCGTCTGTACGTCGTCGATGGAACTCGGCATCGACGTGGGCCGGGTCGACCACGTCGTCCAGTACGGCAGTCCCCGGGAGGTGGCCCGGCTGCTCCAGCGCGTCGGCCGCGCGGGCCACCGCCAGGATCTGGTGTCTGAGGGGACCGTCGTCGTCGGCCACCCCGACGACGCGCTGGAGGCGCTGGCCATCGCCCGCCGGGGGGTCGAAGGAGCCGTCGAACCCGCGAGCATCCACCACGGCAGCCTCGACGTCGTCGCCAACCAGATCGTCGGGCTGTTGATGGACGTCGGCGACGTGCGTGCGCCGGAGGCGTACGACCTCGTCACCCGGGCGTACCCCTTCCGCGACCTCTCCCGAGAGGCCTTCAAATCCGTGGTTCGGGAGCTGTCGACGAACCGGCTGGTGTGGCTCGACGAGGAGGCGGACCGCCTGGAGAAGTCGGGCGGGACGTGGCAGTACTTCTACGCGAACCTCTCGATGATCCCCGACGAGGAGACGTACGAGGTGTACGACCTCTCGAGTCGGACGCAGGTCGGGACGCTCGACGAACGGTTCGTCGTGAACTTCGCCGAACCGGGAGCGTCGTTCATCCAGCGCGGGGAGATGTGGCGCATCGACGAGATCGACGACGAGGAGAGCCGCGTGAACGTCAGCCCCATCGCGGACCCCACTGGCGAGGTTCCCTCCTGGATCGGCCAGGAGATCCCCGTCCCCCAGGCGGTCGCCCGAGAGGTCGGCGAACTCCGGGCGGTCGCCGGCAGCCAGTTGGCGGCGGGGGCCGACCTCGGATCCGTGGCACGCGACCTCTGCGGGCGGTATCCGACGGACGTGGAGACGGTGAAACGGGCGCTCGAACCGATCGAGCGCCACGTCGAGACCGGCCATCCGCTCCCCACCGATGACCGACTGGTGGTCGAGGGGGACGCTCGCACCGTGGTGTTGAACTCGACGAACGGCCACCAGGTGAACGAGACGCTCGGCCGCCTGCTGGCGGCGCTCGTCGGCCAGCGCACCGGTTCCTCCGTCGGCATGGAGGTCGACCCCTACCGCGTGACGTTCGAGGTACCTCAGCGGACGCGCGCGTCGGCGTTCGTCTCCACCCTCGAAGAGACCGACCCGGCCCACGTCGAGGCGCTCTGCGAACTCGCGCTGAAGAACTCGGACACGCTCAAGTTCACGCTGGCGCAGGTCGCCGCGAAGTTCGGCACGCTCAAACGCTACCAGGGCCGGGGTCGGTTCGGCGGCGACCGCCTGCTCGCGGCGCTCGAAGACACGCCGGTGTTCGACGAGGCCGTCCGGGAGGTGTTCCACCGCGACCTCGCGCCGGAGGCGACGAGGGAGCTTCTCACCCGGCTCCACGACGGCGAGCTCGGGCTCGAGGTGGCCCGCGAGCGAACCCCGCTCGGGACGGGCGGGCAGTCATCGGGGCGCGAGTTGCTCGTCCCCGAGAACGCCGACGCGAGCGTCATCGAGGCGGTGCGCGAACGCATCCGGAACGACCGCGTCATCCTCTTCTGCCTGCACTGCCAGGAGTGGCGGCGGAAGACCAAAGTGCGAAGAGTACCCGACCGCCCCGAGTGCCCCGACTGCGGCGCGACGCGGATCGCGGCGCTGAACCCGTGGGACGACGACGCGGTAAAAGCGGTGCGTGCGCCCGAGAAGGACGACGAACAGGAGCGGCTCACGAAGCGCGCGTACCGCTCGGCGAGCCTCGTCCAGGCCCACGGCAAGCAGGCACTGATCGCGATGGCCGCCCGTGGCGTCGGGCCGCACAACGCCGCGCGCATCATCTCGAAGCTCAGGGAAAACGAGGACGACTTCTACCGGGACATCCTCGAACAGGAGCGCCAGTACGCGCGGACGCAGTCGTTTTGGGACTGA
- a CDS encoding glycosyltransferase family 4 protein → MSPKVLWLGWGYPPNVTGGLDTFVGEMFERFLDRGVDIELVLPGEYAPEDRENIIGVPTGDGDIITRIGRLSAEFAKRAEDKDIIHTHDWFGYGPGSRAMNNSDATWVTTFHSLSSDRNIDPPQREVETERRVVERCDELVAVSHITARKINAEYGGESEVIHNGFSSLERTGRDIKDELDIDGKMLFYVGRHTDQKGLSHLIYALEKLRRDDVTLVMGGHGHLTDQLKKFAELLGVDDRIVWAGFIEEQYLGDYYGSADLFVSPSYSEPFGITITEALSVGTRVVATECGAAEVIPESCVVPAEVDSGSLADTIARALEMDEPLDYEVRTWDTVVDEHLELYERIA, encoded by the coding sequence ATGTCGCCAAAAGTGCTCTGGCTGGGATGGGGATACCCACCGAACGTCACGGGTGGTCTCGACACGTTCGTCGGTGAGATGTTCGAGCGGTTCCTCGATCGCGGGGTCGACATCGAACTCGTCCTGCCGGGGGAGTACGCCCCCGAGGACCGTGAGAACATCATCGGCGTCCCGACCGGAGACGGTGACATCATCACCCGCATCGGTCGGCTCTCCGCGGAGTTCGCAAAGCGCGCGGAGGACAAGGACATCATCCACACCCACGACTGGTTCGGCTACGGGCCGGGGTCGCGCGCGATGAACAACAGCGACGCGACGTGGGTGACGACGTTTCACTCGCTGTCGTCGGACCGGAACATCGACCCGCCCCAGCGCGAGGTCGAGACCGAACGGCGCGTCGTCGAACGCTGTGACGAACTCGTCGCGGTGAGTCACATCACCGCGCGCAAGATCAACGCGGAGTACGGCGGCGAGTCCGAGGTCATCCACAACGGCTTCTCCTCGCTCGAACGCACGGGCCGCGACATCAAAGACGAACTGGACATCGACGGGAAGATGCTCTTTTACGTCGGTCGACACACCGACCAGAAAGGGCTGTCACACCTCATCTACGCGCTGGAGAAGCTCCGGCGCGACGACGTGACGCTCGTGATGGGCGGACACGGCCACCTCACGGACCAGCTGAAGAAGTTCGCGGAACTGCTCGGCGTCGACGACCGGATCGTGTGGGCCGGCTTCATCGAGGAGCAGTATCTCGGCGACTACTACGGCTCGGCGGACCTGTTCGTCTCGCCGTCGTACTCCGAGCCGTTCGGGATCACCATCACGGAGGCGCTGTCGGTCGGGACCCGCGTCGTCGCCACCGAGTGCGGGGCCGCCGAGGTCATCCCCGAGTCCTGTGTCGTCCCCGCGGAGGTCGACTCCGGCTCGCTCGCCGACACCATCGCCCGAGCGCTCGAGATGGACGAACCCCTCGACTACGAGGTCCGAACCTGGGACACCGTCGTCGACGAGCATCTCGAGTTATACGAGCGCATCGCCTGA
- a CDS encoding metallophosphoesterase, which yields MSGEALVEPVPGEPAAVASTGDERVLCIADYHAGIEVGLRYERGVELASAADTRLARLERLLDRTAPDRLLVLGDLVHRIGRPDGDEVDELRTLVDRVTDRVQMTLVPGNHDGGVADAVPELEVAAAAGLRLGPVGFLHGHTWPARDVLRAEVVCMGHEHPAVKLEDAVGGSRVERAWLRGPLDREAFAGHVEDDGDGEGVGVGDRNRIEGTELVVVPAFNDRSGGTWVNVDGQGFLAPFLPGALPDADLYLLDGTRLGHYRQV from the coding sequence ATGTCCGGCGAGGCGCTCGTCGAGCCGGTCCCCGGCGAGCCGGCGGCCGTGGCGTCGACCGGCGACGAGCGTGTGCTCTGTATCGCCGACTATCACGCGGGCATCGAGGTGGGGCTCCGGTACGAACGTGGGGTCGAACTGGCGAGCGCAGCCGACACGCGTCTCGCCCGTCTGGAGCGACTCCTCGACCGAACCGCCCCCGACCGCCTGCTCGTCCTGGGGGACCTGGTCCACCGGATCGGACGGCCCGACGGCGACGAGGTCGACGAACTCCGAACGCTCGTCGACAGGGTCACCGACCGAGTCCAGATGACGCTCGTCCCCGGCAACCACGACGGCGGGGTCGCCGACGCGGTCCCCGAACTGGAGGTGGCCGCCGCGGCGGGTCTCAGACTCGGCCCCGTCGGCTTCCTCCACGGCCACACCTGGCCCGCGCGCGACGTCCTCCGCGCCGAGGTCGTCTGCATGGGCCACGAGCACCCCGCGGTGAAACTCGAGGATGCCGTGGGGGGGAGTCGGGTCGAGCGCGCGTGGCTCCGCGGTCCCCTCGATCGGGAGGCGTTCGCGGGACACGTCGAGGACGACGGCGACGGAGAGGGAGTCGGAGTGGGAGACCGAAATCGGATCGAGGGAACGGAACTCGTCGTCGTGCCGGCGTTCAACGACCGCTCCGGGGGGACGTGGGTCAACGTCGACGGCCAGGGCTTTCTCGCCCCGTTCCTCCCCGGTGCGCTCCCCGACGCCGACCTGTACCTCCTCGACGGCACCAGACTGGGCCACTACCGGCAGGTCTGA
- a CDS encoding AAA family ATPase, which translates to MTDDAAVELTVRGAEKRDAGRGIARLPETVRRRLGVLSGDSVVVEGDRTTVAKVWPGRGSLPPDGLQIDADTRANAGVKIGETVRVSAVDVDDADAVTVVAPGHVTDENALERHVKRGLRERPVREGDRVHLEHLSEAPFLVHATKPDGTVRVTEGTKVFVRMRDDGERSGSSGAGESASTPPSTRASPDETGRTGEPRTTSEPTSGGAPTAAETGVSYEDIGGLDRELELVREMIELPLSEPEVFAHLGVDPPKGVLLHGPPGTGKTLIAKAVANEVNASFHTVSGPEIMSKYKGDSEENLRRVFQRAREESPAIVFFDEIDSIAAKRDDDSDVENRVVGQLLSLMDGLDARGEVVVIGATNRVDSLDPALRRGGRFDREIEIGVPNEAGRREVLEVHTRRMPLADDVDLDRLSARTHGFVGADLESLTTEAAMTALRRREAGSAIGELRVTRADFETAMAGVEPSAMREYVAEKPTEGFDAVGGLDEVKASLERAVSWPLTYGPLFEAADAAPPSGVLLHGPPGTGKTLLARATAAESGVNFIHVAGPELLDRYVGESEKSVRELFERARQTAPAVVFFDEVDAIASTRGTGGDTEVTERVVSQLLTELDRAAENPSLVVLAATNRREALDPALLRPGRFEQHIEVPLPDEAARRAILGVHTREKPLADDVDLDSLAERTTGFSGADLQALCREAAVRAVTLVAERYDGPAANEHADELVIGAEEFEAAFSAVAPAGD; encoded by the coding sequence ATGACAGACGACGCGGCGGTCGAACTGACCGTCCGCGGTGCGGAGAAACGCGACGCCGGCCGGGGGATCGCTCGGCTGCCCGAGACGGTTCGCAGACGGCTCGGCGTCCTGAGCGGCGATAGCGTCGTCGTCGAAGGCGACCGGACGACCGTCGCGAAGGTATGGCCCGGCCGTGGCTCGCTCCCGCCCGACGGCCTCCAGATCGACGCCGACACGCGGGCCAACGCCGGCGTGAAGATCGGCGAGACCGTCCGCGTCTCGGCCGTCGACGTCGACGACGCCGACGCCGTGACCGTTGTCGCCCCCGGTCACGTCACCGACGAGAACGCGCTGGAACGCCACGTCAAGCGCGGGCTCCGCGAGCGGCCGGTGCGGGAGGGCGACCGCGTCCACCTCGAACACCTGAGTGAGGCACCGTTTCTCGTCCACGCGACGAAGCCCGACGGCACGGTTCGCGTGACCGAGGGAACCAAGGTGTTCGTCCGGATGCGCGACGACGGGGAACGGTCGGGGTCGTCCGGCGCGGGCGAGTCGGCGTCCACCCCGCCGTCGACCCGCGCTTCGCCCGACGAGACGGGCCGCACCGGTGAGCCACGGACGACGTCCGAGCCGACGTCCGGAGGCGCGCCGACGGCCGCGGAGACGGGCGTCTCCTACGAGGATATCGGTGGGCTGGACCGCGAACTCGAACTCGTCCGGGAGATGATCGAACTGCCCCTCTCCGAACCCGAGGTGTTCGCCCACCTCGGCGTCGACCCGCCGAAGGGCGTTCTCCTTCATGGTCCCCCGGGAACCGGCAAGACGCTGATCGCCAAGGCGGTCGCCAACGAGGTCAACGCCTCGTTCCACACGGTTTCGGGCCCCGAGATCATGTCGAAGTACAAGGGCGACTCCGAGGAGAACCTCAGGCGCGTGTTCCAGCGCGCCCGCGAGGAGTCACCGGCGATCGTCTTCTTCGACGAGATCGACTCGATCGCGGCCAAACGCGACGACGACTCGGACGTCGAGAACCGCGTCGTCGGCCAGCTGCTGTCGTTGATGGACGGGCTCGACGCTCGCGGGGAGGTAGTCGTCATCGGCGCGACCAACCGGGTCGACTCGCTTGACCCCGCGCTCCGAAGAGGAGGCCGGTTCGACCGCGAGATCGAGATCGGCGTCCCGAACGAGGCCGGCCGGCGGGAGGTGCTCGAGGTCCACACCCGTCGGATGCCGCTCGCCGACGACGTCGACCTCGACCGTCTGTCGGCGAGAACCCACGGCTTCGTCGGTGCCGACCTCGAATCGCTGACGACCGAGGCGGCGATGACGGCGCTCCGCCGCCGGGAGGCCGGGAGTGCGATCGGTGAACTTCGGGTGACCCGCGCGGACTTCGAGACGGCGATGGCGGGCGTCGAGCCCTCGGCGATGCGGGAGTACGTCGCCGAGAAACCCACCGAAGGGTTCGACGCCGTCGGCGGCCTCGACGAGGTGAAAGCGTCGCTCGAACGCGCCGTCTCCTGGCCGCTCACGTACGGCCCGCTGTTTGAGGCGGCCGACGCCGCACCCCCCTCCGGCGTCCTCCTGCACGGCCCGCCGGGCACCGGCAAGACACTCCTCGCCCGCGCGACCGCCGCCGAGTCGGGCGTCAACTTCATTCACGTCGCCGGCCCCGAACTCTTAGATAGATACGTCGGCGAGTCCGAGAAGTCGGTGCGCGAACTGTTCGAACGGGCCCGACAGACCGCCCCGGCCGTCGTCTTCTTCGACGAGGTCGACGCCATCGCCTCCACCCGTGGGACTGGCGGGGACACCGAAGTCACAGAACGCGTCGTCTCGCAACTGCTCACGGAGCTCGACCGGGCCGCCGAGAACCCCTCGCTCGTCGTGCTCGCCGCCACCAACCGCCGCGAGGCGCTCGACCCCGCACTGCTCCGTCCGGGGCGGTTCGAGCAGCACATCGAGGTGCCGCTGCCGGACGAAGCCGCCCGGCGGGCGATCCTCGGCGTCCACACGCGCGAGAAGCCGCTCGCCGACGACGTCGACCTCGACTCGCTCGCCGAGCGGACGACCGGCTTCTCGGGGGCCGACCTCCAAGCGCTCTGCCGCGAGGCCGCCGTGCGGGCGGTCACGCTCGTCGCCGAGCGCTACGACGGCCCGGCGGCGAACGAACACGCCGACGAACTGGTGATCGGAGCCGAGGAGTTCGAGGCGGCCTTCTCGGCCGTCGCGCCAGCGGGCGACTGA
- a CDS encoding 2,5-diamino-6-(ribosylamino)-4(3H)-pyrimidinone 5'-phosphate reductase: protein MDVVVNAATSVDGKLSTRRREQLRISGTADFDRVDRLRAAADAVMIGVGTVLADDPHLTLDDDDRRVHRLRSGRSGNPARVVADSRGRTPLDARILDDAAETYLLVTDVTSEDRRDALAEAGARVVVTAADGGGHVDLTAGLDSLESEGIDRLMVEGGGELVASLFAAGLVDELSVYVGSLVVGGRDAPTLADGDGFVDEFPRLELRDVERVDDGVVLRYDVG, encoded by the coding sequence ATGGACGTCGTCGTCAACGCCGCGACGAGCGTCGACGGGAAGCTCTCGACGCGGCGGCGGGAACAGTTGCGGATCAGCGGTACTGCCGACTTCGACCGCGTCGACCGGCTCCGGGCCGCGGCCGACGCCGTCATGATCGGCGTCGGGACCGTTCTCGCGGACGACCCACACCTCACGCTCGACGACGACGATCGACGCGTCCACCGACTCCGCTCCGGGCGGTCCGGCAATCCGGCACGCGTCGTCGCCGACTCCCGCGGCCGGACGCCACTCGACGCGCGGATCCTCGACGACGCGGCCGAGACGTACCTCCTCGTGACCGACGTCACTTCCGAGGACCGCCGCGATGCGCTCGCCGAGGCGGGCGCACGCGTCGTCGTCACGGCGGCCGACGGCGGGGGACACGTCGACCTCACGGCTGGGCTCGACTCCCTCGAATCCGAGGGGATCGACCGCCTCATGGTCGAAGGCGGAGGCGAACTCGTCGCATCGCTCTTCGCCGCGGGCCTCGTCGACGAACTCTCCGTCTACGTCGGGTCGCTCGTCGTCGGCGGGCGGGACGCACCGACGCTCGCCGACGGCGACGGGTTCGTCGACGAGTTCCCGCGGCTGGAACTCCGCGACGTCGAGCGGGTCGACGACGGCGTCGTGCTCCGGTACGACGTCGGCTGA
- the trxA gene encoding thioredoxin: MSTAQPGEPIHVQSKEHLDELVAEHDVVLVDFHADWCGPCKMLEPTIEEIAADSEAAVLKVDIDELQDLARDAGVRSVPTLQFYAGGEQAKRLIGVQDKGDLLDVIAELS, encoded by the coding sequence ATGAGCACCGCACAGCCCGGCGAACCCATCCACGTACAGAGCAAAGAGCACCTCGACGAACTCGTCGCCGAACACGACGTCGTCCTCGTCGACTTCCACGCCGACTGGTGTGGGCCGTGCAAGATGCTCGAACCGACGATCGAGGAGATCGCCGCCGACTCCGAGGCCGCAGTGCTGAAGGTCGATATCGACGAACTCCAGGACCTCGCGCGCGACGCCGGCGTCCGGAGCGTTCCGACGCTGCAGTTCTACGCGGGCGGCGAGCAGGCGAAGCGACTCATCGGCGTCCAGGATAAAGGCGACCTGCTCGACGTCATCGCGGAACTGTCGTAA
- a CDS encoding DUF7128 family protein, protein MVTTTRREDGTWYECEDCGMLFDAEEDAEAHEGHCDTESPSYLQ, encoded by the coding sequence ATGGTTACGACGACCCGCCGAGAGGACGGGACGTGGTACGAGTGTGAGGACTGCGGGATGCTGTTCGACGCCGAGGAGGACGCCGAGGCGCACGAAGGACACTGCGACACCGAATCCCCCTCGTATCTGCAGTGA